In Centroberyx gerrardi isolate f3 chromosome 14, fCenGer3.hap1.cur.20231027, whole genome shotgun sequence, the genomic stretch GTAATAATGATATCCATAGTATTGCAATTTGAGCTCTTGAACACCCCACGATCCGCATCCCCATGCATGTCAACACCTTCATTAGGAATGTAGGTCATGTTTTTGGCAGAGTTGTAGCTCATTCCATCACATAGACCAGTGTTACACCAGAGAAAACTGCAGCCTGTTTTGTCAAACCAAATATCTTGATCTATTTAATAATCATACAAAATTGAAATTATATGTAATTGaactgttttttgtattttgctggATTTGGTGTAACATTAACATTTGTATAATCACATGCTCTGAGAATAAATTCCATATGCAGAATATATGTTGAACATAGACACTCACCTTTAGATATCTGGACCTGTATCTGAGATTTCAGTGACTTAAGCCTAGCCATGTTATTACTGGTTTGATATTACAATATTGTACTGTGCACACAATATAGTACTGAGTGTGAATGATTAAGCTAAACTGTTGTCAGCACCGGAGGCTATGTAGGCTCTACATTTGTTGAGAACCTAAGGATCGAGTGACATGGTCTGTTTTCCTCTTAAATTGTAGTCATGGCATATAAACCCCATGGCAATTGCCTTCACAAATTGCTGATCCATGAATTGATGTGCAGAGTGTTTCTAGTTTCATTTTAGAAAAGTGTGCTGGGTCTGTCCTGTATTGTCCCGCATTGTCTGTTGGCTCTGCATGGATTTAGCGTTTAGACCTTGCTAGTTATGCAGACATGGATATAGGGTTTCATTTGTTCCATTTACCAAATCTCAGGTTCACTTTGcttacataaatacatattggCTGTTGCACACACCCAGCTGCAGCCTAGATCTCCTGTCTCAAACGTTCATAGCCCACATTTACCAATACCTCACCTGTGATCCAGCAAATACCCTTGATCCTTCACTGAACCAATCACTgacccctctttctttctttcttttgctctttctttctttcttgctcgcTCTTTTGCTctatccctccccctcccttcctctttttttgtgGGGTCTCCCCTACCCTCTGGCAATTCAAGCCTCAGATTCCAGAGTCGCGGCTGCAGCACGAGCTATTAATACAGTTTGTTTAGTCAGTTTCCTAGCAGGCTGCATCAAACACTGGATGGCTGTGGCTGATTATAGCTGGGACTCGTTCCCCTACACCTGCTGAGTAGGAGAAATCCAAGTTAACAGTGGGACTTTGCCGGCAGCTCAATGAGCGGGACAGGAATTAGGGCACTTTGATGGGTTCCATGTCACCTTGGATGAATGGAGGCGAAAATAGGTTGACTTGATATCCATGTCTGTAATGGATATCAATGATGTGCATCAGGACTAATGCGGCTTGCAAACTGATTTATTGTCTCACACATATAGTTGAGGTCTACAGAAGCAGAGCGTAGTCATTTTAGAGGGTGCAGTAAACCATTACAGTGTTTAGAGTCCACTCAATAATTATTCTCAGGCTTTATCCTCAATGTGAGAATCCTGACAATCAAAGTAGTACATAAACGGGATCAAATATTCCCGTATTGATATTGATCTAGCAGTTACAAATAGTTCTGCAagttttttatgtttgtttatttattttttagcatgcaacaacaaaaaaataaataagaacaaaacaagaaaatccatcaaataagccaaaaaagaaacaacagcaacaaaaacaaaaacatacagtaaattcTTGACAAACAAAAAGCAGTACATTTTTAAAGATGTCTTTTAAGATGGATTGTCTTACTTCAAGGCCAAGCAGTAGATGCAAAGTGAAGAACTTAACACATCTGTTTTAATCAGGTTTAAGATATTGGTTGGGGCAGCTATGAAAACAAATGGTTTTTTCCAGTCCTGTCATCTGGAATTTATGGTGGACTTCCCACAAAATCAAATTCCACAATTCATGTCAGTGCCAGCCAGGCTAGTTAATGTCTAGCATGTCTTTAGTAAGATGTAAACTCTGAAATCTGTTCCCCTTCTCACGCCAGATGTGTCCATTTCCCCATGCAGTCCACACCCTCGGTATAACGAGCTAGATGGAGTATCTCGTTTGCAGACACATCTCTGCCCAAATAGACTCAGTGGATTGGAAGCACTTTGTGAAGGCCCTGGCACCGGCCTGTTGCCTTTCTCCAGAGCCTGGGAGGTCTGCAAGAAATCAGACTGCTCCGCTTCATCGGCCCTTTGATCTGCATGGGAAGGGACGGGGCTTTTACAGGCAAACAAGATGCAGCCCCTTTCCTCATAAAGGCATGGAGCCGAGAGACACAATGGTTAGGCCCTGTTACAAGCCTAACGGCGTGGTAGACCGTCTTATTCCAGCGCAAGTCATCGGGAATCATGTGTTGGCTCAGGGGCAACTGTcctcagcagagggagagatggagggaggaaggaggaaaataTACTGACTTCAACACTGGAAAACTTTCAAACATTTATGCCTCGCCAACATAATGAATAATCTGTCCCACTCAATAATGTTAGGCTACATGCTCCTCCTTAACCCATATAGTAGGTACAATGGAGGTTAACAGCTGTGCGATTTCGTAACTCAGTAATACTATAATAATTATACTTGAAGTTCTTAGCTAATGTTACTTGCCTGTCTGTGGAATAGGCTTATATATTAAGTAATATATCAGTGGCTTTTGTTTATTGGAATGTTTCTTCTTGTGTACATAGTGAGGACCTTGATGCATGCTGGTAGTTGGTGTGCTGTCATGTTGTCTCAGCGGTGGGACGGAGTTGTGTAATAGCTGCCAGACGTCACTTTGAGCCAGTCGGGAGTGCTAAAACATTAATGTCCCCACTCCACCGCCACCACCCCTCGCATTCCCTGATTTAAATTTAATGACCAAGTTATTTTTCTAAACTTCCCAATTTGTCTTCACATGGAGCGCTGTTCAGCTGTGCAGTGGAGGGTGGGGCGGttttggggagggaggggagtggggGCTGTGGGGTGCAAGAGTTGTGCTCCTCCGTGGAGACAGCTGACGGACAAAGACGCTGCGAGGCTTGCACAGCTTTAGTTTATGTCAGTTCAGCTTCAGTcacaagaggaggagaaacaaaacAGTGGCGTGTGCATATTTAACTCTCGTCAATAGCATGTACTCGGGAAGAGGGGGGAATATTTGGTTTGCAGTCCTGTGGAAAGCTTAGCATTCTAAGGGCTAGTATATGAAGAATTACTAACTTTTTGTCCCTCTTTCTTACACAGTCTGTCATTTACTGTTTGTTAATAGTAgccatagtagtagtagtcacagTGTTATTATGCACCAATAACCATaacaattcattttccatactaATTCAACCAACTAGCAGAGGCCTCTCTTCCAGTTATATTTGcatactgaaacacagagatggTGAACGTGCAGGGCTTCTACTTTGCACAGGCTTTAAAGTGAGAAAGTTGGTGACGACCAGGAGAGCGAGTACAACTGAGAGATGGTGACGGGGTCAGTGGGAGAGTGCCGTAGCAAGATATTTGTGCCTTGGAATCACATGAGACTTCTCAGAAACTAGGTGAAGATGATCGAAACAGAGATTGTGTACAGAGAGGCAGTTGAAactggaagagggagagactgagcTTGGGGTTCTTGTAGGGAAAAGGTGGGGGCTGctggagaggtgaagagagggagtggtgatgagagagggagggattgggagtgagggaaaaaagagagagatagagggagaaagagagagagatgtctttGTGTAAACGGTAGCTATCGTCCTCGCTGTAAGCGGTTCCTCATTGGCCAACCAGAAGCCCCCCTGTGTGAAGGAAGTATCACCAGGGAAACTTCGTCTcgctgcctctgtgtgtgttttcctccttGCCAGGGTTATTTTTAAATAGCATTCTGCTTCCTGCTTCGACTAAAGACTACGAACCACAGCATCCCTGCTTTGTTGTTCTCAGGATTTGCCAATTCACAAATCAAGAAAAGCCGCAACAatgttttcctcttctcccttcccACAGTTACATTGCAAGCTCTTTGCAAAAATGGGGGATGACCGACCTTTTGTGTGCAATGCTCCTGGCTGTGGACAGGTaagctctctcctcccttgtcttgggtttcaggtgtgtgtgtgtgtgtgtgtgtatgtgtgtgaggaggggggTACTTTTTGCTTTTGTGTAGCTGCTCTCCGGAAGTTGACTGGAATTACTCATTATTTCAACGTGTTTTCCTCTGAACTGAAAGTAAACTGAaggcaaagaaaaaagaggTAATGTTGTAGTACTTGAAAAGGCACTTCATTTTGGTTGAGTATAGCTTGATATACGATGAGAGACCTTGTTAACCCTGAAGAGACTCTTGGTCTGCcaactcttcctctccttgccTGCATAGGCTAACCGGCTGTGATTTATGCGACACCGTTCATGATCATCACACAGATAGCATTCTAGGTAACGCTCTGTCTTGTGAAACAATGCTGTCTCCTTTAGCAGTGACTCACTGGCAGCTCCAGTGAGTAATCAGAGCACAGTTATTGTTTCAACCTGTCACTGTTGACTGCTACCGCCTGCAGACACAGGTTTGAGCCACGGGAGTGACTCAGCTGAGTGCCAATAGTGCGCTCACATGCCAGTAACTTTTGTTGGGGCCTGGCCTGATGTACTGCGAGGAAGGCTCACAACAAATTAAAAGACATGTGTTCTAAGACTCATGATCATACAACACAGGAAATACACCATCTGATATCGTGTTCAATTAGCTGTCTGACACTGTGTTCCATTGGGTGCGATATCCTCAGATTTAGTGATGAATTATGACTTCTCTCCTGAGTATAGACGGATGAAAGTTAGCCTAAGTATTCATGTGGTTGGGAAACATTTGTGATTCATAAGCCCACTTCCAACCTCTGATCAAAAGTGATCTGTTGTACATGAGTTTGGCATTTGAACAACAGGCATGTAAAGCAGTTCAACATGCATCTGTCCAATGAATAAATTATGATCTGTTTGCTTCTTTTCCTCTCAGTACTTTATGGACACCTGGGGACCCCATCCCTGATAGCAGTAACATTTTAACTCTCCTATGACTTGTTTCTGTGACGTAAATCCTCTGCATATTTTATCTGTTGACATCATTATTAATTTAGCTGCCAGTTAAAGGAACGGAAACACAATGGATGGTTGTCAAGGCAAAGTCATGGTTGATGTCAATGTTGGGTCAATACTGAAGGCTGTGGCACTCTGGCCTGCTTTGTGTGAtgtgtcaagctgttgttgtgtAAACATATCTGCGATCATAGTAGGGTGTGATGGGGCTAGCTGTTTGATAGTGTTATGATATCAAAAACACACCCAGAGTTGTTATTTACACATTGTACCAGCTTAGGCACCAGTATACAAAGTGTAGTAAGGCCTACCCATGTTCTGTAATTCACAGACCTTTATATTTGTCAACTTTGAGGTTATTGTTGGTATTTATTTGTGCACAATAAGATATAGAAGATCCTTTATGTTATGAGCGAGCGTCTAATGTCCGAATGTCTGTTTCACTGCTGCCCTTTGCACGCCACAGTTGTCTACCAGGAAACTTTGAATCATGCCCATTATAGAACAAGGATGATTGACTCCTGGCTTTGGCCAAGATTTTCCCTTTACCAagttaacaacaacaacagccccCCCATTCTAAGCTGCCCAATATTTACTGTGTGGGGAGGGGTAATCCTAGCTGCCAGTATCTCATACAGGGAGATTAGTTGGAGATAGTTTCCTAGTTTCCTCCCCAGGCCCAGCCGCCTTGTTCAGAGGAATGAGACAAGTGAGACATGTAGTTGTATTGGTGATGCTGCCTGGTGGGGCTAAAAATAATCCCCCTGACACTTGACTGTGTTTCCACTTCACTCTCTCACGACTGAACTCGCAACTGCGACGCGGCGCCCGAAATAGGCTGTAAGGGACGGTGAATAGGCTGGTGCCAGAGCCACGATTATTCCTCCTACGTCTCTGACTGATTCACCTCACCACTTCTCCAAAGAAGAGGTGCCATGTCTGAGAGGATGACTGTTGGAGCGCTTCAATAAGTCTGATTTGCTCAGTGCCAGACCTACTGCAGCTTCCACTAAGGATGACTGATAGGAAGGAACGACGCATAGGCTGTTGTAGAGCTTTATTGAGAAAGTTTACAGCATCCATTTGTTTGATACAATAACTTGTTTGACATAAAAGTGCTCAGCTCTGTAAAAACGCCTTAACACTTGCGTTTGAGCAAATAGTTTGATGTGTCAGCTCATTTACATTCAGTACTTTTCTGTGTCAGtatttttcacacatttctcATTTCCTAGATGCTATGAAGATAATTTCAGTTTTCAACCATGCTTGCCCTTTTCTAGTTAAGTCTAGCATGTGCTAAGACATTTGAGGCCATGTCCTACGGCTATAATGGGCCCATACAGGGTTCTAAGACAGAGTATTATGCACCGCAGATACAGTTTTCTTTGTGGTGCGTCTCATAATGGTACAGTATACATGTGTTAGGCTACATCTCCGAGAGATCGTCTGTCTACGATTAGGCCTATGTGCAATACGATATCTGGGTTAAGGTGCTATCTGCCTTCAGTTCACTAGGACAAGTAGACAATTACCTCTAGGCCAATTCATATAATGtacttttctttcctttcttcttcttctctttcttgttcACTTGTTCCAGAGGTTTACCAATGAGGACCACTTGgctgtacacaaacacaagcatgaGATGACACTGAAATTCGGACCAGCCAGGACCGACTCTGTCATTATTGCAGGTACTGTTTCTACAGGTACTGAAAAATGTTCAGCTTTATCTCTTTGCTACAGGGCCTTTCCCAGCATTCAACTAAAGACTGTTTAGCCAACTTCAGTGCAATACAACACTACAATCTTGCAAAGAAAAGCATctccaaaaacacatttatgccTGAATGACTCAGAGAGATTTCTATATTAAATGCTAAGTGTTAACTAAGTGTGAAAGCGTTTCTTTGAATAGttatctcttctttttttttttcattcccttTTGCCAGACCAGACACCTACTCCCACTCGCTTCTTAAAGAACTGTGAGGAGGTTGGTCTGTTCAACGAGCTGGCCAGCTCCTTTGAACAGGAGTTCCGCAAGGCGCAAGAGGATGATGACAAGAGATCCAAGAACCCTGTAAGAAGAGGGATGGGGGTGatgtatttctctgtgtgttgatCTCTCTTTTGTCTGCATGTTGATTTTCTTAAAAGTCcctatgaaatgaaaaatgacttttttttttaacttaagtGATATAGCTATCCATAAGTTACTCCAAAAGTTGTGTGGTGTAGGCCAAAAACAATTCACAAAAGTTATGCCTTGGACAAATTCCCGCTCACAACGgccaaaaatacatttctcccttcttcctttTGCGCTCTATGTAAGTCTCCTTTAACCTGCACTTGGGGGTGTAACATTTTGATTAACATCAAGCTGGGGGCTTGTTTCCTAAGTGCGGTGTAAACAAAGGTCTGTTAGTTCATCTTTACCATAGGCTAGCAATTTCAAAAAAGGCACAACGATCCCAGTAATTGGCAACAAATATGGCAACATAATCTGTTTTGACTACAGCCATATTTCATCACTGcttctttgtgttgttttttttttttatttccccctcCTCTTATAGTGTGTAATAAGTTGATGCTGTTGGGCATTTGGTTCAATGAGTCCTTTCATTGTTCAGATTGCATGACGACTGCCAGTTTCCTTTTTTAACATTAGGTCTACAAGAATATTCTAATCTTTGACGCCTTAAGAAGTGCTGATTCTTTTTCCCTGCCATTATACCATGCcaacctgctctctctctctcggtctctttgtctttcccaGCTCCCGGCTCCCAACTCGGTGGCTCTGGACATGAGCCTGCAGACAGCATCAGATGTGaaggtgaaagaggaggagcCTGTAGAGGTGGACTCCTCACCGCCAGGAAGCCCTGACTCCATCTCTAGCACGTCAGACAGCAACAGAGAGTCCCTGGTGAAAGGAAGGGTAAGAGACAGAGGAGTGACAGAAGGGGGGATGGATTTAGTTGAATGGAGAAGAGGATGGACACTTAAATGATGAGGAGAGGATATGGCAGATGATACAGGCCAGCATGATTAGTGCAGTATTACGTAAATGCAAATTGTGGAATCTGTTCAGGAGTGCACCATGTTaccatctttttcttttgcGTGGCAGAGGTGTGAATGCCTGGGATGTTAGAAAAACAGAATCGTGTCTATGATTTGAATACTTGCCTGCTGTATTTTAACTGCTCTGCCTAACTGACCGCACCCCTAATTCCCTAGGACACACCACCCAGAAGTTCGGCTCCCACCCCCACCATTGTGCGCCCGGGTTCCCTCCCACTCCACCTAGGCTTTGATGCCCTTCAGCCCACCATGCCCTCACCCACCTCCGTCATCACACAGGCACCACCCTCCAATCGCACTCTGGTGTGAGTAAAGCTCTCTGATATATTATTATTCTCCTGTTTTACTGATGGGGAAAGTTGCTTTCTTACAGGACTTTTTCTAATGTACAATTGTAAAGTCATACAAAAATAATTgagcctcctgctcctcctgcccctctcctgtttgtctgtctagcTCGCCAACCAGCCACTACCCCATGATGATGCTTCCCAATGGCCAGGCAGTGCCTGTGCTCCCTGGCCCCGTACAGATGCCCTCTGTCATAAATGTAAGGCACACCAACCGTCTAAATATGTGGTATTTCAATTGAATAGCTCAAGAGATGGTTTCAGttgttaatatgtgtgtgtgtgtgttatctggtCTCCAGCTGGCCCGGCCCATGTGCATGGTACCCAACATTCCTGGGATCCCTGGTCCTCCTCTgggaggcagcagcagcggctCCAACTCCCCCTCTGGCTACAGCATCCACTCAGAGGCCAAGATGGTCAGCACTAGATTAGCTCTCTCCCTGGCTCTAtttttgtctctctatctgttctgttctttttgtCTCCCCTTTCGCCCTCCAGCCTTCCTCTGTCCTGGCTTAGTTTGTTCATCATATGACTGTGTTTTTATTACCTCAGACAGCAGATTTGTTTATTTAACCCTTACACACTTCACACTTAATCTGTAATGCATTTATGTTACAGAAAAGTATATGCAGGGTTGTATGCAAGGATCCCATGTTTCAACTGTACTGAGATGAAACTAATCAAGTGTGGTTATTGATTATAGTATTAAAGCATACACTCAGTGTCCACTTTATTAGATACTCCCCATTTACACAAACGGCTCGCTCCTCCAGACAGTGCGTCATGCATAAATAAAGTGTAAGTATAAAGCGTCCAGACAGGGTTGAGAGGTTCAGTTTGTCTAAATGTTAGATGGGCAAGAGGCATGATTAAAGCAACCTTGAATGTGGCATGATCATTATCATTAGTGCCAGACGCGCCGGTTCCAGCATCTCTGCCCCTTTGGGATTTTCACATACTACAGTGTAGAGTTTACCAAGAATGGTGCGACTCGTTGAATCTTGAAGTAAatgggctacagcagcagaagaccgTGCCAGGTTCCACTCCTGTCAGCtaagaacaagaagatgaagctACAGTGGGCACCTGACCACCAAATCTGGACAATTGAAGAGTGGAAAAATGTTGCCTGGTCTAATGAATTACGATTTCTGTTGCAACATGCTGATGGCAGGGTAAACATTTGGCGTAAACagcatgaatccatggatccatcctgCTTGGTGTCAATGGTACAGGCTGGTGGTGGTGTAATGGTGTGGAGAATGTTTTCTTGGCGCACTTGGCCCCATAGTACCAATTTAACATTGTCTTAACGCCACAGTGTACCTTAACATTGACCAGGTGCATCCCTTCATGGCCTCAATCTTTTTCAAATCGATACAGCAGGATAATGCTCCATGTCACAATAACATCATCTCAAGATGGTTCCAGCAACATGgcagtgacttttgtttactGCAATCGCCTGCACAGTCCCCAGATCTCAACTCCATGCTGCAAATTTGGGATATGGTGGAATGGGACGTTGGCAGCATGAATGTGCCACTGAAAAATCTGCTGTAACTGCGTGACACTATCAAGTCAGCTGTGATCCTGTGGAACGTGTCGAGCACCTTGTTAGATCCATGCCTTTCTCCTATGCTCCTACCTGGCTAGCACCTAGTTAGGTGTGCCTAATACAGTGGACACTGAGTGTAAATTTTCATTTCAACTTAGATTTCATCATGAAAACATCAGAGAGCTAGCAGAAAACAGGGTCAAACAGATTTAGGttacacatgcataaacaacaCCTAAGTGGAATAAATCCAATGCATGCAGCATTTGCATTGCAAAGTAATGCACCTGCAATGCAATGCTGCAGCATTAGGATTTtgtcatttgaaatgaatgagcaTTTAATGCGTAAGTGTGCCCAACAGGTTAGTTTGGGCTATGTTGAAGATACAATGTTTATTCTAAGTTATGTTTGCTGATATAAATGACTCAGTGGGCTAACATGGGGCCGGCTTGCTAGTACAGTTAAGATGCACATGGCTCTCTTGCTATACTACTGCTTTGATGTTTGAATGATAATGGCAAAAAATACTCTCAAGTGCTAGTCCCACAGTTGCCAAAACTGTAAATTTTTGTCACAGAAACTGAACTGCTGTGTCTTGACCTTTTTCAATGTATAGATCATGTGTGTTGGCACAGAACATGCTAGACCCAGACTGAAAGCTTAACCTGTCAGTccctgttgacatttttttttgtcttgtatatttattatttatttattatttatgttggTCATATCATTGTTCCCCTGTAGCGTCTGAAGGCGGCGCTCTCCCAGCAGAGCCCATCGGGACACAGCATGGGGGGCATGGCCATGGGCAGCAGCCCCATGGTGCCCCAGAGGGCGGAGCAGAGCCAGCTGCTAGTCCAACATCCAGATGCTCCATCGCCTGCACAGCCTCAGGTACAATGTATCGTCTATACACAAAGACCCGACTGTTGACATGAGTCTGGAGTCTGATACCAGTATCAGTAAAAATTCAGAATAGTCAATATATCTACAAACAATGATTTGCTCTTGTGATATTGTTGTTAACCAACATAATTAATTATTGTAAGTCATCTCAAAACCTGGACCAGTAGTCTTAACACATATTGGGATTTTGTTTAGAGTTGTCCTTTGCTCTCAACGGTCTAGTATACTGTAAATGTGGAAATCTTAAAAATAACCAAAAGTACTTGAGCCAAAATCTATTTCATATAGTACATATCAACCATATCATCCTATTTTAGTTACAGAAAATTATGGGTGTACGTGCTGTAGTGAGATGACTATGATGTACTCTGACTAAAATAATGATACTATGACTCAAActtcccttttcttcctctctctctcctcccctcccctccccttggCTCCCCtgttggtctgtctctctctcgttctttcaCCCCGTTCTCCCTGCAGGTATCTCCAGCCCAGCCTACAGGTGGGCGTCGGCGACGGACAGCAGAGGATGACCCAGACGAGCGGAGGCAGCGCTTCCTGGAGAGGAACCGGGCTGCGGCCTCGCGCTGCAGACAGAAACGCAAACTGTGGGTCAATTCCCTGGAGAAGAAGGCCGAGGAGCTCAGCTCCATGAACGTCTCGCTGTCGGTGAGTGGGCTTGgagaagtggggggggggggggtggaggcggGGCTTGTCTGTCCTCTGTAAGTGTATGCATATATGCTACCGTCTTTGTGTTGGTCACATTATAATTAAGTAATAGTAATTAAGTAATTATTGGAATATCATGGGATTTGGGGAGGTGTATTCTAGACAGGGAACGccagggaatttgatcaatttcagggaatatcatggaattttacaaatgggtcaggttacaggaatatagcagaatgtattttacaacttgtttcacatatttactgcattagatggtggtttcAGGTTTTTTTCTACATTGTTTGTCCACTTCTCCACAGCTAGctcaactggagtggaaaccagactgtttacccgTTTAGAACTTTTccgagctgaaaaacaacattaacaaaccaggaggGAATTAcgtttttaggtcatggaagctcTCTGAATTAGCAATGGAATGAATTGTTGAGAAGTGTTGATCCTCCTTTTTTCTATCCTGTCAGAATGAGGTGTCTCTCTTGCGAAACGAGGTGGCTCATTTGAAG encodes the following:
- the atf7a gene encoding cyclic AMP-dependent transcription factor ATF-7a isoform X1, whose protein sequence is MFSSSPFPQLHCKLFAKMGDDRPFVCNAPGCGQRFTNEDHLAVHKHKHEMTLKFGPARTDSVIIADQTPTPTRFLKNCEEVGLFNELASSFEQEFRKAQEDDDKRSKNPLPAPNSVALDMSLQTASDVKVKEEEPVEVDSSPPGSPDSISSTSDSNRESLVKGRDTPPRSSAPTPTIVRPGSLPLHLGFDALQPTMPSPTSVITQAPPSNRTLVSPTSHYPMMMLPNGQAVPVLPGPVQMPSVINLARPMCMVPNIPGIPGPPLGGSSSGSNSPSGYSIHSEAKMRLKAALSQQSPSGHSMGGMAMGSSPMVPQRAEQSQLLVQHPDAPSPAQPQVSPAQPTGGRRRRTAEDDPDERRQRFLERNRAAASRCRQKRKLWVNSLEKKAEELSSMNVSLSNEVSLLRNEVAHLKQLLLAHKDCPVTTLQKKTAYLAAEESMKDPSEPTGSPAPVIQHSSLAHSPSAGHNGLSSRAAAEAMAMSVLAGMGQQQRAESGSSHIIMAAQSQPAAR
- the atf7a gene encoding cyclic AMP-dependent transcription factor ATF-7a isoform X3; protein product: MGDDRPFVCNAPGCGQRFTNEDHLAVHKHKHEMTLKFGPARTDSVIIADQTPTPTRFLKNCEEVGLFNELASSFEQEFRKAQEDDDKRSKNPLPAPNSVALDMSLQTASDVKVKEEEPVEVDSSPPGSPDSISSTSDSNRESLVKGRDTPPRSSAPTPTIVRPGSLPLHLGFDALQPTMPSPTSVITQAPPSNRTLVSPTSHYPMMMLPNGQAVPVLPGPVQMPSVINLARPMCMVPNIPGIPGPPLGGSSSGSNSPSGYSIHSEAKMRLKAALSQQSPSGHSMGGMAMGSSPMVPQRAEQSQLLVQHPDAPSPAQPQVSPAQPTGGRRRRTAEDDPDERRQRFLERNRAAASRCRQKRKLWVNSLEKKAEELSSMNVSLSNEVSLLRNEVAHLKQLLLAHKDCPVTTLQKKTAYLAAEESMKDPSEPTGSPAPVIQHSSLAHSPSAGHNGLSSRAAAEAMAMSVLAGMGQQQRAESGSSHIIMAAQSQPAAR
- the atf7a gene encoding cyclic AMP-dependent transcription factor ATF-7a isoform X2; the protein is MFSSSPFPQLHCKLFAKMGDDRPFVCNAPGCGQRFTNEDHLAVHKHKHEMTLKFGPARTDSVIIADQTPTPTRFLKNCEEVGLFNELASSFEQEFRKAQEDDDKRSKNPLPAPNSVALDMSLQTASDVKVKEEEPVEVDSSPPGSPDSISSTSDSNRESLVKGRDTPPRSSAPTPTIVRPGSLPLHLGFDALQPTMPSPTSVITQAPPSNRTLVSPTSHYPMMMLPNGQAVPVLPGPVQMPSVINLARPMCMVPNIPGIPGPPLGGSSSGSNSPSGYSIHSEAKMRLKAALSQQSPSGHSMGGMAMGSSPMVPQRAEQSQLLVQHPDAPSPAQPQVSPAQPTGGRRRRTAEDDPDERRQRFLERNRAAASRCRQKRKLWVNSLEKKAEELSSMNVSLSNEVSLLRNEVAHLKQLLLAHKDCPVTTLQKKTAYLAEESMKDPSEPTGSPAPVIQHSSLAHSPSAGHNGLSSRAAAEAMAMSVLAGMGQQQRAESGSSHIIMAAQSQPAAR